From Aquabacter sp. L1I39, the proteins below share one genomic window:
- a CDS encoding DUF3309 family protein encodes MYTILIVILVLLLIGALPTWGYSRGWGYAPGGLVGVLLIVVIVLALTGRV; translated from the coding sequence ATGTATACGATTTTGATCGTGATCCTGGTCCTGCTCCTTATCGGAGCCCTGCCCACCTGGGGCTATAGCCGCGGCTGGGGATATGCCCCCGGCGGCCTCGTCGGCGTGCTGCTGATCGTGGTGATCGTGCTTGCGCTGACAGGCCGGGTGTAA
- the prmC gene encoding peptide chain release factor N(5)-glutamine methyltransferase, with the protein MATRLAEAGVDRPDLDARVLMAEALRLDPTEIVTDGQASVDAADVARIEALLARRLAGEPVARILGRREFWSLSFDLSPETLVPRPDTETVVAVALDLMAGLSAPRILDLGTGTGAILAALLSERPDGYGIAVDFSPAAARTARDNLARLGLADRSAVMVGDWAEALKARFDLIVSNPPYIPGADIGTLDLDVRAHDPRAALDGGPDGLDAYRRILVALPGLLKPRGSAVLELGIGQEADVAALARAAGLDIPGPARRDLGGIPRALALRAPAGVAAPQM; encoded by the coding sequence ATGGCGACCCGGCTCGCGGAAGCGGGCGTCGACAGGCCAGATCTCGACGCCCGGGTCCTGATGGCGGAGGCGCTTCGCCTCGATCCGACCGAGATCGTCACCGACGGGCAGGCCTCGGTTGACGCGGCGGACGTGGCGCGCATTGAGGCGCTGCTGGCGCGACGCCTTGCGGGGGAACCGGTTGCCCGCATTCTGGGGCGGCGGGAATTCTGGAGCCTCAGCTTCGACCTCTCCCCCGAGACGCTCGTGCCACGCCCCGATACGGAAACGGTCGTCGCGGTGGCGCTGGACCTGATGGCCGGGCTTTCGGCGCCCCGGATCCTCGATCTGGGAACCGGCACCGGCGCGATCCTGGCGGCGCTCTTGTCCGAGCGCCCCGACGGGTATGGCATCGCGGTCGATTTCAGCCCGGCGGCGGCGCGCACCGCCCGCGACAATCTGGCGCGACTGGGCCTTGCGGATCGATCCGCCGTGATGGTTGGGGACTGGGCCGAGGCGCTGAAGGCCCGCTTCGATCTCATCGTGTCCAACCCGCCTTATATTCCCGGGGCCGACATCGGGACGCTCGATCTGGATGTGCGCGCCCATGATCCGCGGGCCGCGCTCGATGGCGGGCCGGACGGGCTCGACGCTTATCGCCGGATCCTCGTCGCCCTTCCCGGTCTCCTGAAGCCGCGCGGCAGCGCGGTGCTCGAACTGGGCATCGGCCAGGAAGCGGACGTGGCGGCGCTGGCGCGCGCGGCGGGGCTGGACATCCCCGGTCCGGCGCGGCGCGACCTGGGCGGTATCCCCCGGGCGCTGGCGCTGCGGGCGCCAGCTGGCGTTGCGGCACCGCAAATGTGA
- a CDS encoding aminopeptidase P family protein: MSSPVAAHPSPAAPFQAIFQSFISTADGSAGPARLAALRAVMAERGLAGYIIPRADAHQNEYVPAREERLAWLTGFTGSAGTCVILEDNAALFVDGRYVLQAPAQVDTAAFTVVPLVQMSPEAWLEENLPRGTSLGFDAWRTTLDGRERLSRAVAAVGGILVAVEQDLLDPIWPDRPAAPSAPVRQLDMAFAGADPAAKLAQVQEELAKDREGLDGLLISDPHNTAWLFNVRGADVNHTPLPLAWCLVPAQGRPSLFIDQGKLGGPVRSALAEVADIAPVAALEPTLATYAQGRTVRLDQATAPVHLGSVVERGGGRVSKGADPVTLLKASKNEAEIAGMRSAHVRDGVALARFLHWFAETAPKGGLTEIDAVEALETFRRETGELQDVSFPTISGAGPNGAIVHYRVTQDTNRAIATGELFLIDSGAQYPDGTTDVTRTLAVGTPTAEMRTRYTQVLKGHIAISRAVFPEGTSGSQLDPLARQFLWASGLDFEHGTGHGVGAGLSVHEGPARISKLGYVPLKAGMILSNEPGYYKAGAFGIRIENLVLVEPRKPEGAERPSLGFEVLTLAPYDRTLIDTALLSPEERTFIDFYHRRVLEEIGPRVPPATRAFLEQATAPL, from the coding sequence ATGTCCTCTCCCGTGGCCGCACACCCATCGCCCGCTGCTCCCTTCCAGGCGATCTTCCAGTCCTTCATCTCCACTGCCGACGGGTCCGCCGGCCCGGCGCGGCTCGCGGCCCTGCGCGCGGTCATGGCCGAGCGGGGTCTGGCGGGCTACATCATCCCGCGGGCGGATGCGCACCAGAACGAATATGTACCCGCCCGCGAGGAGCGGCTGGCCTGGCTGACCGGCTTCACCGGATCCGCGGGTACCTGCGTGATCCTGGAGGACAATGCGGCGCTGTTCGTGGACGGGCGCTATGTCCTCCAGGCGCCAGCCCAGGTGGATACGGCCGCCTTCACCGTGGTGCCTCTGGTGCAGATGAGCCCGGAAGCCTGGCTTGAGGAAAACCTGCCCCGGGGAACCTCCCTCGGCTTCGACGCTTGGCGCACGACGCTTGACGGCCGCGAGCGGCTCAGCCGTGCCGTGGCAGCTGTGGGCGGCATCCTGGTGGCGGTGGAGCAGGATCTTCTCGACCCCATCTGGCCCGACCGGCCCGCCGCGCCTTCCGCGCCCGTGCGGCAGCTCGACATGGCCTTCGCCGGAGCTGATCCGGCGGCCAAGCTGGCGCAAGTGCAAGAGGAGCTCGCCAAGGACCGCGAGGGCCTCGACGGTCTGCTCATCTCGGATCCGCACAACACTGCGTGGCTGTTCAATGTCCGTGGCGCCGACGTCAACCACACGCCGCTCCCACTCGCATGGTGCCTTGTTCCCGCCCAGGGTCGACCGAGCCTTTTCATCGACCAAGGCAAACTCGGCGGCCCGGTGCGATCCGCCCTGGCAGAGGTGGCGGACATTGCCCCCGTAGCGGCGCTGGAGCCGACGCTCGCAACTTATGCCCAGGGCCGGACGGTCCGTCTCGACCAGGCCACGGCGCCGGTTCATCTGGGGAGCGTGGTGGAGCGGGGCGGCGGGCGAGTCTCCAAGGGCGCGGATCCGGTGACCCTGCTGAAAGCCTCTAAGAACGAGGCGGAAATTGCCGGCATGCGCAGCGCACATGTCCGCGACGGGGTGGCTCTCGCGCGGTTCCTCCATTGGTTTGCGGAGACCGCTCCCAAGGGCGGGCTGACGGAGATCGACGCCGTCGAGGCGCTGGAGACCTTCCGGCGTGAGACCGGCGAACTTCAGGACGTGTCCTTCCCCACCATATCGGGAGCAGGTCCCAACGGCGCCATCGTGCACTATCGGGTAACGCAAGACACCAACCGCGCCATCGCCACGGGGGAACTGTTCCTCATCGATTCCGGCGCCCAGTATCCGGACGGGACCACGGACGTCACCCGCACCCTCGCCGTGGGGACACCGACGGCGGAGATGCGCACCCGCTACACCCAGGTGCTGAAGGGCCACATCGCCATTTCCCGGGCCGTGTTTCCGGAAGGTACCAGCGGATCACAGCTTGATCCTCTTGCGCGTCAGTTCCTCTGGGCGTCGGGTCTCGATTTCGAGCACGGCACTGGCCATGGCGTGGGCGCGGGATTGTCGGTGCATGAAGGCCCGGCGCGCATTTCCAAGCTTGGCTACGTGCCGCTCAAGGCGGGCATGATCTTGTCCAATGAGCCCGGTTATTACAAAGCCGGCGCCTTCGGCATCCGCATCGAGAACCTCGTCCTGGTGGAGCCGCGCAAGCCGGAAGGTGCGGAGCGGCCGTCTCTGGGGTTTGAAGTGCTGACCCTTGCCCCATATGACCGCACGCTGATCGATACTGCTCTCCTCTCGCCCGAAGAGCGGACCTTCATCGACTTCTATCATCGACGCGTGCTGGAGGAGATCGGCCCGCGCGTGCCGCCAGCGACCCGCGCCTTTCTCGAGCAAGCAACTGCACCGCTTTGA
- a CDS encoding DUF4167 domain-containing protein codes for MRGRNNRRSSNPATRVYESNGPDGKVRGTAHHITEKYQQLARDAQASGDHVAAENFFQHAEHYLRLIASLQGQYAPQAGFGRADDEMDEDDMDDVGALDAPQPFLREPYSQREQRQGRDDRPSREDRPSREERQPRDERPYREERQYRDDRQPREERQFRDDRGPREDRVPREERQPRDDRQPRDNRQGNFQRRNRDEDAGEGYAPREYRGRQRDEEAGGYAPRAARPPREERPAPQEDEQPSLGLPSFITAPVPVPVKERTETKEKPTRSRSAEARAKAAKEEEAAAPAAAPLPEAEPALPLDAAPASPAEAPAPEAGEDPDRYPNGRRRRRYRSRAERAEEGSAAPAETSGADS; via the coding sequence ATGCGCGGCCGAAACAATCGCCGCAGTTCCAACCCGGCGACTCGGGTCTATGAGTCGAACGGACCCGACGGAAAGGTGCGCGGCACCGCCCATCACATTACGGAAAAGTACCAGCAGCTCGCCCGCGACGCCCAGGCGTCCGGCGACCATGTGGCGGCGGAGAACTTCTTCCAGCACGCCGAGCATTATCTGCGCCTGATCGCCTCGCTCCAGGGCCAGTATGCGCCCCAGGCCGGCTTCGGCCGGGCGGATGATGAGATGGACGAGGACGACATGGACGATGTGGGCGCCCTCGATGCGCCGCAGCCGTTCCTGCGCGAGCCCTATTCCCAGCGCGAACAGCGGCAGGGCCGGGACGATCGTCCCTCCCGCGAGGATCGTCCCTCCCGCGAGGAACGCCAGCCGCGCGACGAGCGCCCTTATCGCGAGGAGCGCCAGTACCGCGACGACCGCCAGCCCCGGGAAGAGCGCCAGTTCCGGGACGACCGCGGCCCCCGCGAGGACCGTGTGCCGCGGGAAGAGCGCCAGCCCCGTGATGACCGCCAGCCGCGCGACAACCGCCAAGGCAACTTCCAGCGGCGCAACCGCGACGAGGACGCTGGCGAGGGCTACGCCCCCCGTGAGTATCGCGGCCGCCAGCGGGACGAGGAGGCCGGCGGATACGCGCCGCGCGCCGCCCGCCCCCCCCGCGAAGAGCGCCCCGCCCCGCAGGAAGACGAGCAGCCCAGCCTGGGCCTGCCCTCTTTCATCACCGCCCCCGTGCCGGTGCCGGTGAAGGAGCGGACCGAGACCAAGGAAAAGCCGACCCGTTCCCGCTCCGCCGAAGCACGCGCCAAGGCGGCCAAGGAGGAAGAGGCCGCAGCGCCTGCGGCCGCCCCCCTGCCTGAAGCCGAGCCGGCGCTGCCCCTGGACGCCGCTCCGGCCTCCCCGGCTGAGGCGCCCGCGCCCGAAGCGGGAGAGGATCCCGATCGCTACCCCAATGGCCGTCGCCGCCGTCGCTACCGATCCCGCGCCGAGCGGGCCGAGGAGGGATCCGCAGCCCCGGCCGAGACGAGCGGGGCCGATTCCTGA
- a CDS encoding 2-hydroxyacid dehydrogenase: MGRRKPLVVVTRKLPDTVETRMRELFDARLNIDDTPMDQAALIEAVKTADVLVPTVTDRIDSAVLSHAGDNLRLIASFSNGVDHIDVASALNRGITVTNTPGVLTEDTADMTMALILSVPRRLAEGAQLMTSEREEWSGWSPTWMLGRRIWGKRLGIIGMGRIGQAVARRAKAFGLQIHYHNRRHLPAAIEESLEATYWDSLDQMLARMDIVSVNCPHTPATYHLLSARRLKLLKPDAYVVNTARGEVIDENALTRMLEAGEIAGAGLDVFEHEPAVNPKLVRLAKQGKVVLLPHLGSATLEGRVDMGEKVIVNIKTFMDGHRPPDRVLPSML; encoded by the coding sequence ATGGGGCGCCGCAAACCGCTCGTCGTCGTCACGCGCAAGCTGCCGGACACGGTCGAGACGCGCATGCGTGAATTGTTCGACGCTCGCCTCAACATCGACGACACGCCGATGGACCAGGCGGCGCTCATCGAGGCGGTAAAGACCGCCGACGTTCTGGTGCCCACCGTCACGGACCGCATCGATTCGGCCGTGCTGTCCCATGCCGGCGACAATCTGCGCCTCATCGCCTCGTTCTCGAACGGTGTCGACCATATTGACGTGGCGAGCGCGCTCAATCGCGGCATCACGGTCACCAACACGCCCGGCGTCCTCACCGAGGACACGGCCGACATGACCATGGCGCTCATCCTGTCCGTGCCGCGCCGCCTCGCCGAGGGCGCGCAGCTGATGACGTCCGAGCGCGAGGAATGGTCCGGCTGGTCGCCCACCTGGATGCTCGGCCGGCGGATTTGGGGCAAGCGCCTCGGCATCATCGGCATGGGCCGCATCGGTCAGGCGGTGGCGCGCCGCGCCAAGGCCTTCGGCCTGCAGATCCACTATCACAATCGCCGCCATTTGCCGGCTGCCATCGAGGAATCGCTGGAAGCCACCTATTGGGACAGCCTCGACCAGATGCTGGCCCGCATGGACATCGTGTCGGTGAACTGCCCGCACACGCCGGCCACCTATCACCTGCTCTCCGCCCGCCGCCTCAAGCTCCTGAAGCCGGATGCCTATGTGGTGAACACGGCGCGCGGCGAGGTGATCGACGAGAATGCCCTGACCCGCATGCTGGAAGCCGGCGAGATCGCAGGGGCCGGCCTCGACGTGTTCGAGCACGAGCCGGCGGTCAATCCCAAGCTGGTGCGCCTTGCCAAGCAGGGCAAAGTGGTGCTGCTGCCGCATCTGGGCTCCGCGACCCTGGAAGGGCGCGTGGACATGGGCGAGAAGGTCATCGTCAACATCAAGACCTTCATGGATGGCCATCGTCCGCCGGACCGCGTGCTGCCCTCCATGCTCTGA
- the ptsP gene encoding phosphoenolpyruvate--protein phosphotransferase has protein sequence MRGALGGPRVLLRRLREVMAEPVSAQDRLDKIVVLIAANMVAEVCSVYVLRVDQTLELYATEGLNRDAVHQTVMDVREGLVGHVAREAESLAISDAQNHPEYSYRPETGEEIYNSFLGVPILRGGNTLGVLVVQNRARRTYAEEEIEALQTTAMVLAEMIASGELTSLAKPGAEPAVRRSLHLKGTALADGLGLGHVVLHEPRVVVTNVIADDVQREAARLDAAIGKLRASIDLLLEDDGLSKAGEHREILEAYRMFAHDRGWMHKMREAVLSGLTAEGAVERVQSDTRARIMRASDPYLRERLHDLDDLANRLLRELTGRGRASDRTDLPENAILVARNMSPAALLDYDRTRIRGLVLEEGGTTSHVTIVARALGIAAVGQVENAAGLADPGDPVIVDGQAGEVHLRPPGDVEAAYAEKARFRARRQAQYAALRDKPTVTKDGVAIDLNLNAGLLVDLPHIAETGASGIGLFRTELQFMIASTFPRISEQLKLYRAVLDAAGSRPVTFRTLDIGGDKVLPYMRMVEEENPALGWRAIRLGLDRPGLLRSQLRALLRAGAGREVRIMFPMVAAASEFDQAKAILEREMTHLRRHGHGLPERVFVGAMVEVPSLLFQLDEMLSRVDFLSVGSNDLVQFLFAVDRANMRVADRFDPLSPPALRAFRMVAEAGARHGKPVTLCGELASRPLEAIALAALGYRSLSLSPAAVGPVKATLLQLDVAAARSVLLPLLDETSGHVDVRATLRAFAELSGMSL, from the coding sequence ATGCGTGGCGCGCTCGGCGGCCCCCGCGTGCTCTTGAGACGGCTCCGCGAGGTGATGGCGGAGCCGGTCAGCGCGCAGGACCGCCTGGACAAGATCGTGGTTCTGATCGCTGCCAATATGGTGGCGGAAGTCTGCTCGGTCTATGTGCTGCGCGTCGACCAGACCCTTGAGCTCTATGCCACCGAGGGCCTGAACCGGGACGCCGTGCACCAGACGGTCATGGACGTGCGCGAGGGCCTCGTCGGCCATGTGGCCCGCGAGGCCGAATCGCTGGCCATTTCCGACGCCCAGAACCATCCCGAATATTCCTACCGCCCGGAAACGGGCGAGGAGATCTATAATTCCTTCCTCGGCGTGCCGATCCTGCGGGGCGGCAACACGCTGGGCGTGCTGGTGGTGCAGAACCGCGCCCGGCGCACCTATGCCGAGGAGGAGATCGAGGCACTCCAGACCACCGCCATGGTGCTGGCGGAGATGATCGCCTCGGGTGAGCTGACCTCCCTCGCCAAGCCGGGCGCAGAGCCCGCCGTGCGCCGCTCCCTCCATCTGAAGGGCACCGCCCTGGCCGATGGCCTGGGCCTTGGCCATGTGGTGCTGCACGAGCCGCGCGTGGTGGTGACAAACGTCATCGCCGACGACGTGCAGCGGGAGGCCGCCCGGCTCGATGCCGCTATCGGCAAGCTGCGCGCCTCCATCGATTTGCTGCTGGAGGATGACGGCCTCTCCAAGGCCGGCGAGCACCGGGAAATCCTGGAAGCCTACCGCATGTTCGCCCATGACCGGGGCTGGATGCACAAGATGCGCGAGGCCGTGCTCTCCGGCCTGACAGCGGAAGGCGCCGTGGAGCGGGTTCAGTCCGACACCCGGGCCCGCATCATGCGCGCCTCCGACCCCTATCTGCGCGAGCGCCTGCACGATCTGGACGACCTGGCCAACCGGCTGCTGCGGGAACTGACCGGGCGCGGGCGCGCCTCGGACCGCACGGACCTGCCGGAAAACGCCATCCTCGTCGCCCGCAACATGAGCCCGGCGGCGCTGCTGGACTATGACCGCACCCGCATTCGCGGCCTGGTCCTCGAAGAGGGCGGCACCACCAGCCATGTGACCATCGTCGCCCGCGCGCTCGGCATTGCCGCCGTGGGGCAGGTGGAGAATGCGGCCGGCCTTGCCGATCCCGGCGACCCGGTGATCGTCGACGGCCAGGCCGGCGAGGTGCATCTGCGCCCCCCTGGCGACGTGGAAGCCGCCTATGCGGAAAAGGCGCGGTTTCGCGCCCGTCGGCAGGCTCAATATGCCGCCCTGCGCGACAAGCCCACCGTCACCAAGGACGGGGTAGCCATCGATCTGAACCTGAATGCCGGCCTCTTGGTGGACCTGCCGCACATCGCGGAGACCGGCGCCTCGGGCATCGGGCTGTTCCGCACCGAATTGCAGTTCATGATCGCCTCCACCTTTCCGCGCATTTCGGAGCAGTTGAAGCTCTATCGCGCGGTGCTGGATGCGGCGGGCAGCCGGCCGGTTACCTTCCGCACCCTCGATATCGGCGGCGACAAGGTGCTGCCTTATATGCGCATGGTGGAGGAGGAAAATCCGGCGCTGGGCTGGCGCGCCATCCGCCTCGGCCTCGACCGACCGGGCCTGCTGCGCAGCCAGTTGCGCGCGCTCCTGCGGGCGGGAGCGGGGCGCGAGGTGCGCATCATGTTCCCCATGGTGGCCGCCGCCTCCGAGTTCGATCAGGCCAAGGCGATCCTGGAGCGGGAGATGACCCATCTGCGCCGCCACGGCCACGGCCTGCCGGAACGGGTGTTCGTGGGCGCCATGGTCGAGGTGCCCTCCTTGCTGTTCCAACTGGACGAGATGCTCTCGCGGGTGGACTTCCTGTCGGTCGGCTCCAACGATCTGGTGCAGTTCCTGTTCGCCGTCGACCGCGCGAACATGCGCGTCGCCGATCGGTTCGACCCGCTCTCGCCGCCAGCCTTGCGCGCCTTTCGCATGGTGGCGGAAGCCGGCGCGCGGCATGGCAAGCCGGTGACCTTGTGCGGCGAGCTGGCCTCCCGGCCGCTGGAGGCCATCGCCTTGGCGGCACTCGGCTATCGTTCCCTGTCCCTGTCCCCGGCGGCGGTCGGCCCGGTGAAGGCGACACTGCTTCAGCTGGACGTGGCGGCGGCCCGCTCCGTGCTCCTGCCATTGCTGGATGAAACCTCCGGCCATGTGGACGTGCGCGCCACCTTGCGGGCCTTTGCCGAACTGAGCGGAATGTCCCTTTGA
- a CDS encoding aspartate kinase produces MARLVMKFGGTSVATIDRIRNVARHVKREVEAGYCVAVVVSAMSGKTNELVGWCREAAPLHDAREYDAVVASGEQVTSGLLAITLQNMGLNARSWQGWQIPISTDDAHGSARILDIDGQALGEQIDGGEVAVIAGFQGIHLPSGRITTLGRGGSDTSAVAVAAALGAERCDIYTDVDGVYTTDPRVVPKARRLSSIAFEEMLEMASLGAKVLQVRSVELAMVHKVRTFVRSSFEDPDAPHMKTVEAAGTLICDEEEIVAKQMESQVVTGIAFARDEAQVSIRRVADKPGIAAAVFGPLAEAHINVDMIVQNVSADGFTDITFTVPTADFERAKAALSTARDAIGYQTLEGETDVVKVSVIGIGMRSHAGVAADAFRALAAKGINIRAITTSEIKISILIDAAYTELAVRTLHSLYGLDS; encoded by the coding sequence ATGGCTCGGCTGGTGATGAAGTTCGGCGGCACCTCGGTCGCCACCATCGATCGCATCCGCAATGTGGCGCGCCACGTGAAGCGCGAAGTGGAGGCGGGCTATTGCGTCGCCGTCGTGGTCTCCGCCATGTCCGGCAAGACCAACGAGCTGGTGGGCTGGTGCCGCGAGGCGGCCCCCCTCCACGATGCCCGCGAATATGACGCCGTGGTCGCCTCGGGCGAGCAGGTGACGTCGGGCCTCCTGGCCATCACCCTCCAGAATATGGGCCTGAATGCCCGCTCCTGGCAGGGCTGGCAAATCCCCATCTCCACCGACGATGCCCACGGCTCCGCCCGCATCCTGGACATTGACGGCCAGGCGCTCGGCGAGCAGATCGACGGGGGCGAGGTGGCGGTGATCGCCGGCTTCCAGGGCATCCACCTGCCGTCGGGCCGCATCACCACGCTGGGGCGCGGCGGCTCCGACACCAGCGCGGTGGCGGTGGCGGCGGCGCTGGGCGCCGAGCGGTGCGACATCTATACGGACGTGGACGGGGTCTACACCACCGATCCGCGGGTGGTGCCCAAGGCCCGCCGGCTCAGCTCCATCGCCTTCGAGGAGATGCTGGAAATGGCGTCCCTGGGCGCCAAGGTGCTCCAGGTGCGCTCGGTGGAGCTGGCCATGGTGCACAAGGTGCGCACCTTCGTGCGCTCCAGCTTCGAGGACCCTGACGCCCCCCACATGAAGACGGTGGAAGCGGCCGGCACGCTGATCTGCGACGAGGAGGAAATCGTGGCCAAGCAGATGGAATCCCAGGTCGTCACCGGCATCGCCTTTGCCCGCGACGAGGCCCAGGTGTCGATCCGCCGCGTCGCCGACAAGCCGGGCATCGCCGCGGCGGTGTTCGGCCCGCTGGCCGAGGCCCACATCAATGTGGACATGATCGTCCAGAACGTGTCGGCGGATGGCTTCACCGACATCACCTTCACCGTCCCCACCGCCGACTTCGAGCGCGCCAAGGCGGCGCTCAGCACGGCGCGGGACGCCATCGGCTACCAGACGCTGGAAGGCGAGACGGACGTGGTGAAGGTGTCGGTGATCGGCATCGGCATGCGCTCGCACGCTGGCGTTGCAGCGGATGCGTTCCGGGCGCTCGCCGCCAAGGGCATCAACATCCGCGCCATCACCACGTCCGAGATCAAGATCTCGATCCTGATCGATGCGGCATATACCGAGCTTGCGGTACGGACTCTGCATTCGCTATACGGACTCGATAGCTGA
- the prfA gene encoding peptide chain release factor 1 — protein MSTDLQQTGLPIAKLDALVARHAEVEALLSAGAEGDEYVRLGREFSDLTPVVDEVRALRAAVRDLADARELMADSASDADMKALAQSEEERLLAEVERLTQAVRIALLPKDAMDERGVILEVRAGTGGDEAALFAGDLFRMYARYAADKGWTVEVLSESEGTMGGYKEVVAALHGKGAFARLKFESGVHRVQRVPQTEASGRIHTSAATVAVLPEAEEVDVAINDADLRIDVFRAQGAGGQHVNKTESAVRITHLPTGIVVAVQDERSQHRNKARAMALLRSRMLDEERQRSEANRAADRRGQVGSGDRSERIRTYNFPQGRVTDHRINLTLYKLEEVVAGTALDEIIDPLITEHQAELMASAEGT, from the coding sequence ATGAGCACCGATCTCCAGCAGACTGGCCTCCCCATCGCCAAGCTCGATGCGCTGGTCGCCCGCCATGCGGAGGTGGAGGCATTGCTATCCGCCGGCGCGGAGGGCGATGAATATGTGCGCCTGGGGCGCGAATTCTCCGACCTGACGCCGGTGGTGGACGAAGTGCGGGCGCTGCGCGCCGCCGTGCGGGACCTCGCCGATGCGCGCGAACTGATGGCAGACTCCGCCTCCGACGCCGACATGAAGGCGCTCGCCCAAAGCGAGGAGGAGCGTCTCCTCGCCGAGGTGGAGCGCCTGACCCAGGCGGTGCGCATCGCCCTTTTGCCCAAGGATGCCATGGATGAGCGCGGCGTCATCCTGGAAGTGCGGGCCGGCACGGGCGGAGACGAGGCGGCCTTGTTCGCCGGCGATCTCTTCCGCATGTATGCGCGCTATGCGGCCGACAAGGGCTGGACCGTGGAGGTGCTCTCCGAAAGCGAGGGCACCATGGGCGGCTACAAGGAAGTGGTCGCCGCGCTGCATGGCAAGGGCGCGTTCGCGCGATTGAAGTTCGAATCCGGCGTTCATCGCGTCCAGCGCGTGCCGCAGACGGAGGCGTCGGGCCGCATCCACACCTCCGCCGCCACCGTCGCCGTCCTGCCCGAGGCGGAAGAGGTGGATGTGGCCATCAATGACGCGGACCTGCGCATCGATGTGTTTCGCGCCCAGGGTGCCGGCGGCCAGCATGTGAACAAGACGGAAAGCGCGGTGCGCATCACTCACTTGCCCACCGGCATCGTGGTGGCGGTGCAGGACGAGCGCTCGCAGCACCGCAACAAGGCCCGCGCCATGGCTTTGCTGCGGTCCCGCATGCTGGACGAGGAGCGCCAGCGCAGCGAGGCGAACCGTGCCGCCGACCGCCGCGGCCAGGTGGGTTCGGGCGATCGCTCGGAGCGCATCCGTACCTATAATTTCCCCCAGGGTCGTGTCACCGACCACCGGATCAACCTGACCCTCTACAAGCTGGAGGAAGTGGTGGCCGGCACTGCGTTGGACGAGATCATCGATCCGCTCATCACCGAACATCAGGCAGAGCTGATGGCGTCGGCGGAGGGGACCTGA
- a CDS encoding SH3 domain-containing protein, whose protein sequence is MPMSGKASFRSNTAAALLATLMLATAGGLAHGADETGTGLPVPRFVSLKADKVNVRNGPNKNQDVAWVFSRAGLPVEITAEFETWRRIRDAEGSEGWVYHSMLSGRRTALVAPWNKTGTVALRSDPKSDAKVEAQLEHGVLGTLKTCDGKWCRFIGPGFDGYIEQSQLWGVYPNEKVE, encoded by the coding sequence ATGCCGATGTCGGGAAAAGCCTCCTTCCGGTCAAACACGGCCGCCGCTTTGCTGGCGACGCTGATGCTTGCCACGGCTGGCGGACTGGCGCATGGCGCCGACGAGACCGGCACCGGCCTGCCGGTTCCCCGCTTCGTCTCGCTCAAGGCCGACAAGGTGAATGTGCGGAACGGCCCGAACAAGAATCAGGACGTGGCCTGGGTGTTCTCCCGCGCCGGCCTGCCGGTGGAAATCACGGCCGAGTTCGAGACCTGGCGGCGCATCCGCGACGCCGAAGGCTCGGAAGGGTGGGTCTATCATTCCATGCTGTCCGGCCGTCGCACGGCGCTCGTGGCACCCTGGAACAAGACTGGCACGGTGGCGCTGCGCAGCGATCCCAAGTCCGACGCCAAAGTGGAAGCCCAGCTTGAACATGGCGTGCTGGGCACGCTGAAGACCTGCGACGGCAAATGGTGCCGCTTCATCGGCCCGGGCTTTGACGGCTATATCGAGCAGAGCCAGCTCTGGGGCGTCTATCCCAACGAGAAGGTGGAGTAG